Proteins encoded by one window of Paenibacillus sp. DCT19:
- a CDS encoding ATP-binding cassette domain-containing protein, whose product MGWRTNTRSKKTTNVEEEQTYHSGAEGVLLQQVSKRLGSVQVLKEISFHIAVGECAVLVGRNGSGKSTLLRMLAGMILPNSGSMQSSFKGRTMLAIDGLPKLPFTAKEYLMTMGRIHGLRSAVLEQHIKQWSERLFLGAAIDQQLPLLSKGTLQKVNLIQSLLPGPGGLILLDEPLSGLDHAAQEAIVSLLQQWKEQGTTIITACHEPLIIERMADHVIVLQQGEILRHWRQSDLECIGEPDMRIQSLMQQAVELGQEDQITNVTGQPGVRSVHSSHIEQHGVIAHYEWLWDWRVSRSSADRIIGQIIASGGSIVSVQQDKSLIQMERLLEGKSPIQAIVDEKNTSSLDALSAACVAKEDAQ is encoded by the coding sequence GTGGGTTGGAGGACAAATACACGTTCTAAGAAAACAACCAACGTAGAGGAAGAGCAGACATATCATTCAGGAGCCGAAGGGGTGTTGCTGCAACAGGTAAGTAAACGTCTGGGCTCAGTGCAGGTGTTGAAAGAGATTAGTTTTCATATCGCTGTAGGGGAGTGTGCTGTGTTAGTTGGTAGAAATGGCTCAGGTAAAAGCACGCTCCTGCGAATGTTAGCAGGAATGATCCTGCCGAATTCGGGAAGCATGCAATCTTCGTTTAAGGGTCGAACAATGCTCGCGATTGATGGGCTACCTAAGCTACCTTTTACGGCTAAAGAGTACCTCATGACGATGGGAAGGATACATGGTCTTCGCTCCGCTGTGCTGGAGCAACATATTAAGCAATGGAGCGAACGATTATTCCTTGGTGCAGCGATTGATCAGCAGCTCCCCCTGTTGTCCAAAGGTACACTTCAGAAGGTGAACCTGATTCAATCCTTGCTTCCAGGTCCAGGTGGACTTATCCTGTTAGATGAACCATTGTCCGGTCTGGATCATGCGGCACAGGAAGCCATCGTGTCGCTGTTACAACAATGGAAAGAGCAAGGGACCACGATTATAACGGCCTGTCATGAGCCCTTAATTATTGAACGTATGGCGGATCATGTCATCGTTCTGCAACAAGGAGAAATCCTGCGCCATTGGAGACAGTCTGATCTGGAGTGTATCGGTGAACCTGATATGCGAATCCAGAGTTTAATGCAACAGGCGGTAGAACTAGGACAAGAGGATCAGATAACGAACGTTACTGGACAACCAGGTGTTCGATCTGTTCACAGCTCTCATATAGAACAACATGGGGTTATAGCACATTACGAGTGGTTGTGGGATTGGAGAGTGAGTCGCAGCTCTGCAGACCGGATCATTGGACAGATTATTGCTTCCGGCGGTTCAATTGTATCTGTTCAGCAGGATAAAAGTTTAATTCAGATGGAACGTTTGTTAGAGGGAAAATCGCCGATCCAAGCGATAGTGGACGAAAAGAATACTTCTTCTCTTGATGCTCTATCCGCTGCATGTGTTGCTAAGGAGGACGCTCAATGA